In the genome of Anabaena cylindrica PCC 7122, the window AACCACGATCCATATTGATCCCATGATCAGCATCACCGATAGCGGCATCTAACTCTGTCAAATCTTCCTTATGATGCTCAATTACAGAAGCAAACACATATAACCATTCAACAATCTGCACCTGATTAACCATTTCACACTCCCCAGCGTAAACTCGGTGTTTTTACTGGTGCATCCCATAATCTGAGCATCTCATCATCTAACTTCAGCAGAGTGATAGAGCAACCTTGCATTTCTAAGGATGTGATGTAGGGGCCAATTAGACTTCGCACAATTTGCAATCCTGCCATTTCACAAATTTCTGCCAGTTTGCGGTAGACAATATAGAGTTCAGAAATAGGAGTCCCACCCATACTGTTAACAAATGCCAGAATGCGATCGCCTTTTTGCAGGGGTTTATTTAACAGTTCCACATCTACCCACCCATCTGTGACTTCATTCCACTCCCGGACTGTGCGACCATAGGGAAGATCATCAATGAGCGATGCCACTAAAATTTCTGTAATCTCATCCCCTGACTTCATAGAAACCCTTGCTCTCCCTGGTTCCCCATGAATCCCAATCCCTAATTCTATCTCATTATCCGCCAAAGCAAAAGTCGGTGTCCCCTTCGCCGGCACAGTACAAGAACTCAGCGCCACACCCACACTACGCCCATGCAGATTTACCCTTCTACACAAATCTGCCACCTGCCGCAAATCATAACCCTGTGCTGCTGCTGCTCCACAAATCTTTTCTGCCAACACCGTTGTCCCCACACCCCTTCTACCTTGGGTATACAGACTATCCTTCACCGCCACATCATCATCAATCATAATATTTAGCGTGCGGATACCTTCACCTCTGGCTAACTCCGTCGCCATTTCAAAATTCATCAAATCACCGCTGTAATTTTTAACAATATAAATAATACCCGCACCACCATCTACCTGCTGCGCTGCTGCTAACATTTGGTCAGGAGTCGGTGAAGTAAAAACTTCCCCCGGACAAGCAGCATCAAGCATTCCCATTCCCACAAAACCAGTGTGCATAGGTTCATGACCGCTACCACCACCAGAAATAATTGCTACCTTTCCCCGTACTGGTGCATCAGCGCGATAGATAAAAGCCGGCTCATAATTTACCTTG includes:
- the dhaK gene encoding dihydroxyacetone kinase subunit DhaK, which translates into the protein MKKLINQPEDFVRESLAGMAVAHADLIKVNYEPAFIYRADAPVRGKVAIISGGGSGHEPMHTGFVGMGMLDAACPGEVFTSPTPDQMLAAAQQVDGGAGIIYIVKNYSGDLMNFEMATELARGEGIRTLNIMIDDDVAVKDSLYTQGRRGVGTTVLAEKICGAAAAQGYDLRQVADLCRRVNLHGRSVGVALSSCTVPAKGTPTFALADNEIELGIGIHGEPGRARVSMKSGDEITEILVASLIDDLPYGRTVREWNEVTDGWVDVELLNKPLQKGDRILAFVNSMGGTPISELYIVYRKLAEICEMAGLQIVRSLIGPYITSLEMQGCSITLLKLDDEMLRLWDAPVKTPSLRWGV